The stretch of DNA AGGCGCCGGTGCGGTCCTTGCCCATCCCGTGCCCACCGCGCGGGGCCTTGAAGTGCTGCGAATAGCGGAAGTCGATCAGCGTATTGAGACCGGCGACGGCTTCGAACACGATGTCTCCGCCGCGCCCGCCATTGCCGCCATCGGGGCCACCATATTCGACGTATTTTTCACGTCGGAACGAGACGGCGCCGGGGCCGCCTCCGCCGGACTTCACATAGATCTTGGCCTGGTCGAGAAAATGCATGGGCGCCGCATAGGCAATTTTTGCTGCAATTGCGAGGGGAATGGTCTTGCGATGCGAGTCCCCGCGCAGGCGGGGACCTCAGGCGACACTCGATCACCGCCCGAGACCCCTGCCTGCGCGGGGGCTCGCCCCCTCTTTCTAGAACCGCACTTCCACGCCCATCACCGCGCTCCGCCCCGGCGAGACGAAGCTGAATACCTGCTCGTAGCGATCATCGAGCAGGTTCTCGACGCGGGCAAAGCCGCTGAGCCGCTCGGTCAGCTTCACCCGCGCGTTGAGATTGACGAGAGTGTAGTCGTCGAGCGTGACGCGCACCGGCACGAAGCTCGGATCGGTGAAGGCATCGTCCAGCGCCGCGCCGTTGTGCCGTACCACCAGCGTTGCCGAGGCAACATCGCCCGGCGCAGTCCATGTGAGGGCAGCGCTGGCGATATGCTGGGGGCGGCGCACTTCCTCGACGCCGTTTTCCTCGGCATCGAGCCAGGAATAGGCTGCATCGAGGCTCCATTGCTCGGCCAGTTGCGCGCTCAATGAAACCTCGACCCCGCGCTGCTGGCTTTCCGTTGTGCGGTTGGCGGGCGTGGCGATGAAGTTCGGCGGCGGGAAGATGGTAAAAATCTCGCCCTCCAACTCGCTGTCAAAATATGTCACCGCAACGCTGGCATTGTCGCCGATCTGCTGGTCGATCCCCACTTCCCACCCGGTCGACTTCTCGGGCCGGAGCGCAGCGTTGCCGATGAAGCGGCCGTCGATGAAGCCGTAGAGCTCAAAGAAGCCGGGGTTCTTGACCCCGCTCCCGACCGCCGCGCGCAGGCGGGTGGTGTCGGTGATCCGGTAGCCCGCACCCACGCGGAACGTGGTCGCATCGCGGAACAGATCGTTGACATCGTGACGGAGAGCCGCCGTCAGGTCGACGGCCTCGCCGGAGTAGCGATATTCGCCCACCAGCCCGACCTGCTCGATCTCGCGCCGCTCGTCGAACACGAAGCCGCCGGGGGTGGCGTTGCGGAAGCCTTCGACCTCGTAATCAGCGGCGAAGGTGACGGTGTGATCGTCAGCCAGCCGGAACGCCGAGACGTAGGAGGCCTTGAACCGGTCGCCCTCGCTGGCCGAGGTGATGCCGAAGGGGCTGTCGGTCTCGCGCTCCACATCGGCGATCTGGGCCGAGAGGTCATGCGTCCAGCGGCCGTCGAGCGTGTCGAGCCGCGCGCCGAGGAGGGCGTAGACCGCCTCGTTGGTGAAGGTCACGCCGGGACTGTCGATGATGAAGCCGAAGGTCGGGCTGGCGGTGTCGAAATCGCTGTCGTTGGTCCGGCCCTCGGTGCGGATGAAGCGGGCGGCGGCGCGCAGGGTAAGAAAATCGCTCACCTCCACGCTGCCCTTGCCGGCAAGCGTGTAGCTGTCGCGTCCAATGTCGCGCGAGCCGCCGCGCGCATTGGGCTGGCCATCGGTGCTGACGACGATGGCGGAAAGCGCCGCGTCCCAGCCCGTGCCGTCGATTCCATAGCGCATGGCGCTGTTGACGGTGCCCTGCGTGCCACCCTCCAGCCGCCATGCGAAGCCCGACAGGCTGCTCCCGCGCGCGGTTTCATAGGCGATGACGCCGCCGATTGCGTCCGGCCCGTAAAGCGCCGATTGCGGCCCGCGCAGCACCTCGACCCGCGCGCCGGGTTCGGCTTGCAGGGTGCCGATGTCGAACTCGCCGCCGAAGGGATCGGAGACTTCGATCCCGTCGACCAGCACGAGGACATGGTTGGCCTCCGAGCCGCGCAGGCGGATCTGGGTCTGCCCCGCGACGCCTGCCACCGCGACACCGGGGACATCGCGCAAGATGTCGGCAATGTCGCGGGTCTGCCGCGCTTCGAGCTGGTCGGCGGTGATGACGAGAGCGGAGCCGGTGAACTGGTCACGCGCCAGCGATGGGTCGCGACTGGCCGAAACAAGGATTTCGGGTCGGTCGAGATAGCCAACAAAACCGTCGGTTACGTCGCCGCCCTGTGGAACCTCCTCATCCTGCGCCCACACAGGCGCAGCCCAAACCAGCGCCGCCGCAGCGACGCTTCCCAACAATGCAAAATTCTTCACGGATTCCTCCCGTCATCAGCAACATGGTGACTGCAAGGGGGCGATCCCTCCCCCGTGCAGCCCAGCGATGTCGCTCACAACAGAAGTGTCTTTCCGCGCCTGGCCAATCCCTGAGCCGGGCAAAGAGCGACACGCCCCGGTCGGTCTCCTGGCTCACGGATCAGCGCGTAAGATGCTCGCCTTCCCGGTGGCCCGAAGGCCCCCAGTGGCTGCCCGTATGACCGGGCGCGCATCTCACACTCACCGCTTACAGTTGCAGGGACAGCTGCGGATTCGAACCGCATTCCCGTTACCAAAACGCGGGAGCGAGATAGCGTCAGGCCTAGCTGACGGCAAGCGGTGTAAAAAACGGTGAGAATGGATGGCGCCCTAACAGCGCGCAGCGCCGCAAGGCCGACCACGCGCCGCCGCTTATCCAGCGAAGCCAAGCAGCGCGGATGCGCTGCGCCCAGCGTCTGAGGGCGAAAACAAAAAAGCCCGCCCCCGAGGGGGCAGGCCTATTGCTTTTAACTGGTGGAGCCGAGGGGGATCGAACCCCTGACCTCGTCATTGCGAACGACGCGCTCTCCCATCTGAGCTACGGCCCCGTTCCAGTTTTAGCTCGCCCGACCCCAAGGTCAGGCGAGCGCGCGCATTAGCGAGAAGCGCCGGGGCTTGCAACGGCGATTTTGCGCCGCGCCGCGCCGCCCCGCCCCGCCCTGCACTACTCGCCGCTCGCTCCGCCCGTGGCGGGCGAAATCGGCTGCACCACGGGCTGCGAGGTGACGCCTTCATTGACCGGGATCACCGGCACCGGCAGGCCCGTCTCGGGGTCGATCACGGTCTGCTGCATCATGTCCGGCGCGGCCTGCCCGGCGCGGGCCTGTTGAACCGCGACCCAGCCGGGCTGCGAGGGGCCGTAGAGCGAGCCCCAGCGTGCGTCCCAATCGGCCGCCGCGCGCTGATAGGCTTCATATTCGTCGAAGAACTGCTCGAATGGCACCAGCAGCCCGTCGAAATTGGCACGGGCGAAGCCGAGGATATCCTTGGGCGGCGCCGCCAGCGCGCGGTTCGCCATGTCGAGCGCGGCGCGGCAGAACCCGGCACGCGCGCCAGGTTCGGCGAAGAAGTTGTAGACCTGCGTGGTGTAGCCATCGCGCGCGACGATCGCATCGCGGCGCACCCGGAAGCGGCTGTTGTAGCTCTTCTCGATCCGGTCGTTGACCGCCTTCAGCGTCTTGACGTTGCCGGTCAGCAGCTGGCGATAGCCTTGCAGGATCGGCTCGTATTCGGGCGCGAGGCAATTGAGCGCGGCGACATTCCAGGCCGAGCGCAGGTTCCAGATCAGTTGATCGTCGGACAGGTCGCTGTTGATGGTGATGCGCCGCCCGTTGGGCCCGCGCGCGGGGACGTCCATCACGTAATGCGCGCCGCCGGGCGGCAGCGGGCGATAGGGCACGGCCTCGACCACCGCAGCCGGGGGCGGCGGCGGCGGCGGCGGCGGCGGGGGCGGGGGCGGCTTGGCACAGCCCGCCAGCAATGCGCCGCCGACAGCGAGCGCGGTGACGGTCAGACGCCACGGGGTGCGGGCCGCCTGACGGGACGGGGACGGAGGCGTATGCGGGGCCGCGCTCATGAAAACTCTCTCTCCTGCTGCGGATCTGGTGTGCCGCTGGCGAACGATCCTGCGCGCGCCCGGCTTGCTCCAGCCTTAAGGCGCTTGCGATAGCCGCCTGCGCTTACAAAGCAAATGCCCGGAGCCTACGGAAGGCCCCGGGCACCTGATATTTCAACACCTCATTCAGGCGCTTGGTCGAAAAAACCGCTGCGCCTGCCGCCGCCTTACTCGCGGCTGCCGAGGAAGCTGAGCAGGAACTGGAACATGTTGATGAAGTCCAGATAGAGGCTCAGCGCGCCAAGGATCACGGCCTTGCCCGCGAATTCGGTGCCACGCAGATACTCGTACTCGTTCTTCAGGCGCTGCGTGTCATAGGCGGTGAGACCGGCAAAGATCAGAACGCCGATGAAGCTGATCGCGTAGTAGAACGCGGGGCTCTGCAGGAACAGGTTGATCACCGAGGCGACGATCAGGCCGATCACGCCCATGATCAGGAAGCTG from Porphyrobacter sp. YT40 encodes:
- a CDS encoding TonB-dependent receptor; this translates as MKNFALLGSVAAAALVWAAPVWAQDEEVPQGGDVTDGFVGYLDRPEILVSASRDPSLARDQFTGSALVITADQLEARQTRDIADILRDVPGVAVAGVAGQTQIRLRGSEANHVLVLVDGIEVSDPFGGEFDIGTLQAEPGARVEVLRGPQSALYGPDAIGGVIAYETARGSSLSGFAWRLEGGTQGTVNSAMRYGIDGTGWDAALSAIVVSTDGQPNARGGSRDIGRDSYTLAGKGSVEVSDFLTLRAAARFIRTEGRTNDSDFDTASPTFGFIIDSPGVTFTNEAVYALLGARLDTLDGRWTHDLSAQIADVERETDSPFGITSASEGDRFKASYVSAFRLADDHTVTFAADYEVEGFRNATPGGFVFDERREIEQVGLVGEYRYSGEAVDLTAALRHDVNDLFRDATTFRVGAGYRITDTTRLRAAVGSGVKNPGFFELYGFIDGRFIGNAALRPEKSTGWEVGIDQQIGDNASVAVTYFDSELEGEIFTIFPPPNFIATPANRTTESQQRGVEVSLSAQLAEQWSLDAAYSWLDAEENGVEEVRRPQHIASAALTWTAPGDVASATLVVRHNGAALDDAFTDPSFVPVRVTLDDYTLVNLNARVKLTERLSGFARVENLLDDRYEQVFSFVSPGRSAVMGVEVRF